Proteins encoded in a region of the Tubulanus polymorphus chromosome 10, tnTubPoly1.2, whole genome shotgun sequence genome:
- the LOC141911958 gene encoding isopentenyl-diphosphate Delta-isomerase 1-like, whose protein sequence is MSSVFMKNSSVIGRKINRSLSLFTRRGMSTGDAVDLLTGLDQTQVDLLKEECIVVDENDKKVDSASKKTCHLWENIEKKDLLHRAFSVFLFNSQNELLLQQRADSKITFPGHFTNTCCSHPLNTSSELDETDAVGVKRAAQRKLNHELGIKPEQVPLDKFHYLTRIHYKSRNVPDERWGEHEIDYILFIQTQVDVCPNLNEVKSYKYVDQNQLKSFIAEAERDGNLITPWFELISRTNLYKWWDNLNSLDKFKDHKTIHKYL, encoded by the exons ATGTCGTCGGTTTTTATGAAGAACTCATCTGTCAtcggtcgaaaaataaatcg GTCGCTTTCGTTATTTACGAGGAGAGGTATGTCGACTGGTGACGCAGTCGACTTGTTGACCGGTTTGGATCAAACTCAGGTCGACCTGTTGAAAGAGGAATGCATTGTCGTCGACGAAAACGACAAAAAAGTCGACAGCGCTTCGAAGAAAACTTGTCACCTTTgggaaaatatcgaaaaaaaag ATCTTTTACATCGAGCCTTCAGCGTGTTTCTGTTCAATAGTCAAAATGAACTTTTACTCCAACAAAGAGCCGACTCAAAAATCACGTTTCCAG GTCATTTCACAAACACATGCTGCAGTCATCCTCTGAATACATCCAGTGAACTGGATGAGACAGACGCAGTCGGAGTCAAACGAGCCGCACAGAGGAAATTAAACCATGAACTTGGTATCAAACCTGAACAG GTGCCGTTGGACAAGTTTCATTATCTAACGCGGATACATTATAAATCGCGGAACGTTCCGGATGAACGGTGGGGCGAACACGAGATCGATTACATACTGTTCATACAGACACAAGTCGACGTCTGCCCGAATTTAAACGAGGTGAAGTCGTATAAATACGTCGATCAGAATCAACTGAAATCGTTCATCG CTGAAGCTGAACGTGATGGTAATTTGATCACTCCATGGTTCGAGTTAATCAGCCGTACGAATTTATACAAATGGTGGGACAATCTAAACTCACTCGACAAATTCAAAGACCACAAGACCATCCACAAATATCTATGA